A stretch of Paludisphaera borealis DNA encodes these proteins:
- a CDS encoding ATP-binding protein, with amino-acid sequence MQDLPALVDREFPEATTPDQMRRESDTHDSLAAAQAYVFVGRLDEMDHLDAHADGVGPPLVVTGPPGVGKSALLAA; translated from the coding sequence GTGCAGGATCTCCCGGCGCTGGTCGACCGCGAGTTTCCCGAGGCCACGACTCCCGACCAGATGCGGCGCGAGTCAGACACCCACGATTCGCTCGCGGCCGCCCAGGCGTATGTCTTCGTCGGGCGTCTCGACGAGATGGACCACCTCGACGCTCACGCCGACGGGGTCGGGCCGCCGCTCGTGGTGACCGGTCCGCCGGGCGTTGGGAAGTCGGCCCTGCTCGCCGCTTGA